A section of the Pedobacter sp. HDW13 genome encodes:
- a CDS encoding OmpA family protein, with amino-acid sequence MNYSTLKKSVALSLVALTGVASLAVAQDAPATSSAVKVFGGRGQYRTWSIGVHGGVLMPVVAIGGSNDFNKWDANLGYGLNIRKQLGHSFGLELNGTRGKLSGNNDGITSSVKEFETQLQYAVDLRGVVNLGSIDFLRRENSVGFFLTAGAGMMAYAPKVTTTSGVIDWKGKAIGPADDRHDAKDYVKGFYIPVGAGVKFKVSERVNFNLGYTMNFVDADNVDGIYAKGESKDKFSYGYAGLEFSLGSSAKPSLEWTNPLATMYDELKDPTLRQEVEALKNRVSAVEKSVEDLKKDTDGDGVADQFDKCPGTPAGTAVDGSGCPLPKPAPVETATSNVTGFEKIAFDFNSSVLKTESYPTLDKLSSVLRENGGKVTVNGYASSEGTAAYNLKLSKDRANSVKTYLVNSGVNASQVATKGNGEANPIASNDTEEGRIQNRRVETARN; translated from the coding sequence ATGAATTATTCTACTTTAAAGAAAAGTGTTGCGCTTTCTTTAGTGGCATTAACAGGAGTTGCTTCTCTTGCTGTCGCTCAGGATGCTCCTGCAACCTCTTCTGCTGTCAAGGTATTTGGCGGTAGAGGTCAGTACAGAACTTGGTCTATCGGTGTACACGGTGGTGTTTTAATGCCAGTTGTAGCTATCGGTGGTTCTAACGACTTCAACAAATGGGATGCTAACTTAGGTTACGGTTTAAACATCCGTAAACAATTAGGTCACTCTTTCGGTTTAGAATTAAACGGAACTCGTGGTAAACTTTCTGGTAATAACGATGGTATTACTTCATCAGTTAAAGAATTCGAAACTCAATTACAATATGCAGTAGATTTACGTGGTGTTGTGAACTTAGGTTCTATCGATTTCTTACGTCGTGAAAACTCTGTAGGCTTCTTCTTAACAGCTGGTGCTGGTATGATGGCTTATGCTCCTAAGGTAACCACTACTTCAGGTGTAATCGACTGGAAAGGTAAAGCTATCGGTCCTGCTGATGACAGACACGATGCTAAAGACTACGTAAAAGGTTTCTATATTCCAGTTGGTGCTGGTGTTAAATTCAAGGTTTCTGAGCGTGTTAACTTTAACTTAGGTTACACTATGAACTTTGTTGACGCTGATAACGTGGATGGAATTTATGCTAAAGGTGAAAGTAAAGATAAATTCTCTTACGGTTATGCTGGTTTAGAATTCTCTTTAGGTTCTTCTGCTAAACCAAGTTTAGAGTGGACTAACCCATTAGCTACTATGTATGATGAGTTAAAAGATCCAACTTTACGTCAAGAAGTTGAAGCATTGAAAAACCGTGTTTCTGCTGTTGAGAAATCTGTTGAAGATTTGAAAAAAGATACTGACGGTGACGGTGTTGCTGATCAATTCGATAAATGTCCAGGTACTCCTGCTGGTACTGCTGTTGATGGTTCAGGTTGTCCTCTTCCAAAACCAGCTCCAGTTGAAACTGCTACATCTAACGTAACTGGTTTCGAAAAAATCGCTTTCGATTTCAACTCTTCAGTTTTAAAAACTGAGTCTTACCCTACTTTAGATAAATTATCTTCAGTGTTACGTGAAAACGGTGGTAAAGTAACTGTAAACGGTTACGCTTCAAGCGAAGGTACTGCTGCATATAACTTGAAATTATCTAAAGACAGAGCTAACTCTGTTAAAACTTACTTAGTAAACTCTGGCGTTAACGCTAGTCAAGTTGCTACTAAAGGTAATGGCGAAGCTAATCCAATTGCTTCTAACGATACTGAAGAAGGTCGTATCCAAAACCGTCGTGTTGAAACTGCTAGAAACTAG
- a CDS encoding RidA family protein, which translates to MKQIIKTTNAPAPIGPYSQAVQAGNFLFVSGQVAINPESGELNIGNIEEETHQVMRNLKAVLLEAGLNFDHVVKSTIFLSDMGTFAQVNEVYGQYFTADFPARETVQVSVLPKNVNVEISVIAIVG; encoded by the coding sequence ATGAAACAAATTATTAAAACAACAAATGCTCCAGCTCCGATTGGGCCATATAGTCAGGCTGTACAAGCCGGTAACTTTTTATTCGTATCTGGTCAGGTAGCTATTAACCCTGAAAGTGGAGAATTAAATATTGGCAATATCGAAGAAGAAACACATCAGGTAATGCGTAACCTTAAGGCTGTGCTACTTGAAGCTGGATTAAACTTTGATCATGTGGTAAAGTCGACAATCTTTTTAAGCGATATGGGTACCTTTGCACAGGTTAATGAAGTTTATGGTCAATATTTCACTGCCGATTTTCCGGCTCGCGAGACTGTTCAGGTTTCTGTATTACCTAAAAATGTAAACGTAGAAATTTCTGTGATTGCCATTGTAGGATAA
- a CDS encoding EamA family transporter: protein MAAARSKYFIAGIVPYIIWGTMSIPLRNIKGFPPQEILYYRIFVSILMVWSTILLFRRASLKKDYTFFKSLNSSNKTKLILLTVLSAFLITGNWFTYIYAVNGVSLKAAAFAYMVCPLLTALCGFIVLKEQLSREKIIALIVALISILLLATGSLQEVLWAILIASFYAVYVIVLKVIKGIDKFNFLGVQLILSGFMMLPMYLVNSDLFPIETIFWSHIFLIAIVFTIIPLFLNSYALLGMPSSALGILIYLNPIVAFAVAFFYFKEQIDSHQLFAYLLLLLSIVIFNAQLLKNIVYKKQ from the coding sequence TTGGCTGCAGCTAGAAGCAAATATTTTATTGCTGGCATTGTTCCTTACATTATCTGGGGAACAATGTCAATTCCTTTGCGTAACATAAAAGGCTTTCCGCCACAAGAAATTTTATATTACCGGATATTTGTTTCCATATTAATGGTTTGGTCAACAATTTTGTTGTTTAGAAGAGCAAGCCTTAAAAAGGATTATACTTTTTTTAAATCTCTGAACTCGTCTAATAAAACCAAACTGATACTGCTGACCGTCTTATCAGCTTTTCTAATTACTGGAAATTGGTTTACCTATATTTATGCAGTAAATGGTGTGAGTTTAAAGGCCGCTGCTTTTGCTTATATGGTTTGCCCATTGCTAACTGCCCTCTGTGGCTTTATTGTCTTAAAAGAGCAATTAAGCAGAGAAAAAATCATTGCACTAATCGTCGCGCTAATCAGTATTCTGCTTTTGGCAACAGGTTCTTTACAAGAGGTGCTTTGGGCCATTCTGATTGCTTCATTTTATGCTGTTTACGTAATTGTTTTAAAAGTAATTAAGGGAATTGATAAATTTAATTTTCTTGGTGTACAATTAATTCTGTCGGGCTTTATGATGCTGCCTATGTATTTGGTTAATTCAGATCTGTTTCCAATCGAAACCATTTTTTGGTCGCATATCTTTTTAATTGCCATCGTATTTACCATTATCCCTTTATTTTTAAATTCTTATGCCCTGTTGGGGATGCCCTCATCGGCCTTGGGCATTTTAATTTATCTTAATCCTATTGTTGCTTTTGCAGTGGCATTTTTCTATTTCAAAGAACAAATAGATAGTCATCAGCTTTTTGCTTATTTGCTTTTACTATTGTCTATCGTTATTTTTAATGCGCAATTGCTAAAAAATATAGTTTATAAGAAACAATAA
- the recG gene encoding ATP-dependent DNA helicase RecG translates to MFNSILDTPVEFIKGVGPSRADVLKKDLGLFTFQDMLAHYPFRYIDRTKYFKINQINIDSQYIQIIGRIIGKKVIGDKRSKRVVAIFKDETGIMELVWFQSLKWVDDNIQVGTAYVAFGKPTSFNGTFSISHPEMELYQNKPVGRGNLTLQPVYNSTEKLKKFNLDSKGIQRLIAGLLDQVIQQVTENLPAYIIDKYQLPDKRLALLNIHFPKNQKDLSAAERRLKFEELFFIQLQLLHNKQLRQLKFKGVAFDKVGDKVNRFYKEFLPFELTNAQKRVVKEIRIDTQRGVQMNRLVQGDVGSGKTAVALMSMLLANDNGYQACMMAPTEILARQHYASITELVTDDLVKVAILTGNTKKKERTILHEQLESGEIDILIGTHALIEDKVQFKNLGLVVIDEQHRFGVEQRAKLWRKNVIPPHILVMTATPIPRTLAMTLYGDLDVSVIDELPAGRKPIETKHLFEGQRLRMFGFMKQEIAKGRQVYIVYPLIKESEKLDLLHLEAGVEQLSYQFPRPDYQMSIVHGQMPNADKQFEMQQFIAGKSQIMVATTVIEVGVNVPNASVMVIENSERFGLSQLHQLRGRVGRGAEQSFCILMSGNKLSKEGKVRLETMVRTNNGFEISEIDLQLRGPGDITGTQQSGVLELKLADLAKDQVILAEARNTVIALFEDDPHLVKPEHTALKAHLQKLERGISFDKIS, encoded by the coding sequence TTGTTTAATTCGATCCTAGATACTCCTGTTGAATTTATAAAAGGCGTAGGGCCTAGTCGTGCCGATGTTTTGAAAAAAGATTTAGGTCTTTTTACTTTTCAGGATATGCTGGCGCATTATCCCTTTCGGTATATCGATCGTACCAAGTATTTTAAGATCAATCAAATCAATATCGATTCTCAATATATTCAGATCATTGGACGGATAATTGGTAAAAAGGTAATTGGCGATAAAAGATCAAAGCGGGTTGTAGCTATTTTTAAAGATGAAACAGGAATAATGGAACTGGTATGGTTTCAGAGTTTAAAATGGGTTGACGATAACATTCAAGTGGGTACGGCTTACGTGGCATTTGGTAAGCCAACATCCTTTAATGGTACCTTTAGCATTTCTCATCCCGAAATGGAGCTGTATCAGAATAAGCCTGTTGGCAGAGGAAATTTAACCTTGCAACCTGTTTATAATTCGACTGAAAAGCTAAAAAAGTTCAATCTCGATTCTAAAGGTATTCAGCGCTTAATTGCAGGGTTGCTTGATCAGGTAATTCAGCAGGTGACCGAAAATTTACCTGCATATATAATCGATAAATACCAGCTGCCGGATAAAAGACTGGCATTACTGAATATTCATTTTCCAAAGAATCAAAAGGATCTGAGTGCTGCAGAAAGACGTTTGAAATTTGAAGAGCTATTCTTTATTCAACTTCAGCTTTTACATAACAAACAGCTTCGGCAGTTAAAATTTAAAGGGGTGGCTTTTGATAAGGTTGGAGATAAAGTGAACCGTTTTTACAAGGAGTTTTTACCCTTCGAGCTTACCAATGCGCAAAAGCGCGTGGTTAAAGAAATCAGGATTGATACCCAGCGTGGCGTGCAGATGAACCGCCTTGTACAGGGCGATGTAGGAAGCGGTAAAACCGCTGTGGCGCTAATGAGTATGCTTTTGGCTAATGATAACGGCTATCAGGCTTGTATGATGGCTCCGACCGAGATTTTGGCTCGCCAGCATTATGCTTCGATAACTGAATTGGTTACTGATGATTTAGTGAAAGTGGCTATTCTTACCGGAAATACCAAAAAGAAAGAGCGTACTATTTTGCATGAGCAGCTGGAAAGTGGAGAAATCGATATTTTGATTGGTACACACGCGCTGATCGAAGATAAAGTGCAGTTTAAAAATCTTGGTCTGGTAGTAATAGATGAGCAACACCGCTTCGGTGTAGAACAGCGTGCTAAGCTTTGGCGCAAAAATGTTATTCCTCCGCATATTCTGGTAATGACAGCAACACCCATTCCCAGAACCCTGGCTATGACTTTATATGGAGACCTGGACGTTTCTGTTATTGATGAACTGCCTGCAGGCAGAAAGCCTATTGAAACAAAACATCTTTTTGAGGGACAACGCCTCAGGATGTTTGGATTTATGAAGCAGGAAATCGCTAAAGGCCGTCAGGTTTATATTGTTTATCCCTTAATTAAGGAAAGTGAAAAATTAGATCTTTTACATTTAGAAGCTGGTGTAGAGCAGCTGAGTTATCAGTTTCCGCGACCAGACTACCAGATGAGTATAGTGCATGGACAAATGCCAAACGCTGATAAACAGTTCGAAATGCAGCAGTTTATAGCTGGTAAAAGCCAGATAATGGTAGCCACAACAGTAATAGAAGTGGGCGTAAATGTACCTAACGCTTCTGTTATGGTGATCGAAAATTCGGAAAGGTTTGGTCTTTCTCAGCTCCACCAGTTGCGTGGAAGGGTTGGTCGTGGCGCCGAACAATCTTTCTGTATTTTAATGAGTGGGAATAAGTTGAGCAAAGAAGGTAAAGTTCGTTTAGAAACTATGGTGAGAACCAACAACGGTTTCGAAATTTCGGAGATTGATTTACAGCTACGTGGCCCAGGCGATATTACCGGAACGCAACAAAGTGGGGTTTTAGAGCTGAAGCTCGCCGATTTAGCTAAAGACCAGGTTATTTTAGCTGAAGCCAGAAATACAGTAATTGCTTTATTTGAAGATGATCCACATTTGGTTAAACCAGAACACACTGCCTTAAAAGCTCATTTACAAAAGCTCGAAAGAGGAATCTCTTTTGATAAAATAAGCTAA
- a CDS encoding TonB-dependent receptor: MKKSLWRAFTKSSIFLMFGGCLIFPPLSSTSAATLSIKKEPNYYKVPFEDIIVKGQVTDGKGPIPGVSVKLKGGTATTVTDGAGKFSIKVPEDATLVFTYVGYIDQEVQVKNQTNINIRLVENNQNLSEVVVVGYGTQKKAVVSGAVAAVKGTELAKSSSVNLTNSLAGRLPGVTALQGSGEPGYDGSTIRIRGINSLGNNNALIVIDGIPNRAGGIERLNPNDIESVSVLKDASAAIYGSQAANGVILITTKLGKSGKPQFSYDFSYGLQQPTRIPKMANSTQYAEILNELNIFGSDLNPGEWGAAWNSFKTNGTYLSTGGKTINAAYTPGQIQKLSDGSDPLRYPNTDWFKTVFQTWSPQQRHNVQINGGSENVKYLVSLGYLDQDGYYKNSATGYQQYDMRFNLEAKLSKYITTTLGVTAREENRNFPTVGAGDIFRFLMRGRPTEIAIWPNGKPGRDIEYGYNPVVSTTDLTGYNKDIRDYFQTTGKVEIKIPGVEGLKVTGTAAIDKYSGRQKNWQLPWTLYDWDKKTFEADGVTPVLAGTVRSQYTDPRLRETAGGQLAINLTGMINYDKKFGDHNIGLMAGVTREKVANDGFTAFRRYFISTSVQELLAGDEREQSLGNNSGDPNNLFNRARLSYFGRAGYNYKEKYLAEFLWRVDGSYIFPTNRRFGFFPGVSVGWRLSEEDFFKNNVSFINNLKVRASYGQMGAEAYFGDALQEYQYLSLMNFGTYIFNDLVTKTLSEGKVPNFDFGWEVANNTNIGLDASFLNNKLSFEFDYFYNKRTNILISRGSSVPESSGITDRLPPVNLGKVNNKGFEFKLSYNDKVGDLNFGVSVNGGYAKNKIVFWDETPGAPEWQRSTGRVTNSWLVYDYDGVFKDQAEISANKLNYSALTNNLRPGDMKFKDINGDGKINADDKIRLDKNGTPTFTGGVNFNLQYKGFDLSVLIQGATGGMQIVGLTESGDIGNFLEWSYLNRWSIDNPSSVNPRLSNRGLPIIPIATMH, from the coding sequence ATGAAAAAAAGTCTATGGAGAGCTTTTACCAAAAGCAGCATCTTTCTGATGTTCGGTGGTTGTCTCATTTTCCCCCCTTTATCAAGCACATCCGCTGCAACATTATCAATCAAAAAAGAACCAAATTATTATAAGGTTCCGTTTGAGGATATTATTGTGAAGGGGCAGGTTACTGATGGTAAGGGGCCAATTCCGGGAGTAAGTGTTAAATTGAAAGGTGGAACGGCCACTACGGTAACAGATGGTGCCGGTAAATTTAGCATCAAAGTGCCTGAAGATGCAACCCTGGTTTTTACATACGTTGGTTATATAGACCAGGAGGTTCAGGTAAAAAACCAAACCAATATTAACATTCGCTTAGTAGAAAACAATCAAAACCTGTCGGAAGTAGTTGTAGTGGGTTATGGCACTCAAAAGAAAGCCGTTGTATCTGGAGCAGTAGCGGCAGTTAAGGGAACAGAGTTGGCCAAATCCTCATCAGTAAATTTAACCAACTCGCTGGCCGGGCGTTTACCAGGTGTTACTGCTTTACAAGGCAGTGGTGAACCGGGTTATGATGGTTCTACCATCCGGATTCGCGGTATTAACTCGCTTGGAAATAATAACGCATTAATTGTGATTGATGGTATTCCTAACCGGGCAGGGGGCATTGAAAGGCTTAATCCCAACGATATAGAAAGTGTATCGGTTTTAAAGGATGCATCAGCAGCTATATATGGTTCGCAGGCGGCAAACGGGGTAATCCTCATCACTACAAAACTGGGTAAATCGGGTAAACCCCAGTTTTCGTACGATTTTAGCTATGGCTTACAACAACCAACGCGAATACCAAAAATGGCTAACTCGACCCAGTATGCAGAGATATTAAACGAACTGAATATTTTTGGTTCGGATCTTAATCCAGGTGAATGGGGTGCAGCATGGAACAGCTTTAAAACCAATGGCACTTATTTATCTACAGGCGGAAAAACAATTAATGCAGCTTATACTCCAGGTCAGATTCAGAAATTAAGTGATGGTTCTGATCCATTGCGCTACCCAAATACAGATTGGTTTAAAACTGTATTTCAAACCTGGTCGCCCCAACAAAGGCACAATGTTCAAATTAACGGAGGAAGTGAAAATGTGAAGTATCTGGTTTCTCTGGGTTATCTGGATCAAGATGGATATTATAAAAATTCTGCTACTGGTTATCAGCAGTACGATATGCGTTTTAACCTCGAAGCCAAATTAAGCAAATACATTACTACAACTTTGGGCGTAACCGCGCGCGAGGAAAACCGTAACTTTCCTACCGTTGGGGCCGGTGATATTTTCAGGTTTCTGATGCGGGGAAGACCTACGGAAATAGCCATATGGCCTAATGGAAAGCCAGGTAGAGATATCGAATACGGCTATAATCCGGTGGTTTCTACCACAGATTTAACAGGCTACAATAAAGACATCAGGGATTATTTTCAAACAACAGGTAAAGTTGAAATTAAAATTCCGGGTGTTGAAGGCTTAAAAGTTACTGGAACTGCAGCTATTGATAAGTATTCAGGCAGACAAAAAAACTGGCAATTGCCCTGGACACTTTACGATTGGGATAAGAAAACCTTCGAAGCTGATGGTGTAACACCTGTGCTTGCGGGGACCGTACGTTCTCAATATACCGACCCCAGACTTAGGGAAACGGCAGGAGGGCAATTGGCCATTAACTTAACCGGAATGATCAATTATGATAAGAAATTCGGTGATCATAACATTGGATTAATGGCTGGGGTTACGCGGGAAAAAGTGGCAAACGATGGCTTTACCGCATTTAGAAGGTACTTTATTTCAACCTCTGTTCAGGAATTACTAGCAGGTGATGAAAGAGAACAATCGTTAGGTAATAATTCGGGCGACCCTAACAACCTTTTTAACAGAGCACGTTTAAGCTATTTCGGAAGAGCTGGTTATAACTATAAAGAAAAATACCTGGCTGAATTTCTTTGGCGCGTCGATGGGTCTTATATTTTTCCAACCAACAGGCGTTTTGGTTTCTTTCCAGGTGTTTCAGTGGGCTGGCGCTTATCAGAAGAAGACTTCTTTAAAAACAATGTTAGCTTTATAAACAATTTAAAAGTCAGAGCTTCATACGGTCAGATGGGTGCTGAAGCTTATTTTGGCGATGCCCTGCAGGAATACCAATACCTTAGTTTAATGAATTTTGGGACCTATATTTTCAATGATTTGGTTACCAAGACATTGTCTGAGGGTAAGGTGCCTAATTTCGATTTTGGATGGGAAGTGGCCAATAATACCAACATTGGTTTAGACGCGTCGTTTCTAAATAATAAATTGTCATTTGAGTTCGATTACTTCTATAATAAACGTACAAATATTCTCATTAGCAGAGGTAGTTCGGTTCCGGAAAGCTCTGGTATAACCGATCGTTTGCCGCCTGTTAACTTAGGAAAGGTAAATAACAAAGGTTTTGAATTTAAGTTAAGCTACAATGATAAGGTTGGCGATTTAAATTTTGGCGTGAGTGTAAATGGAGGGTATGCTAAAAACAAAATCGTATTCTGGGATGAAACCCCCGGTGCTCCTGAATGGCAGCGTTCAACGGGTAGGGTTACCAACTCATGGCTAGTGTACGATTATGATGGCGTTTTTAAGGATCAGGCAGAAATTAGTGCCAATAAATTAAATTATAGTGCCTTAACCAATAACCTGCGTCCTGGCGACATGAAGTTCAAGGATATTAATGGTGATGGTAAAATCAATGCAGATGATAAGATCCGTTTGGATAAAAATGGCACCCCAACATTTACGGGCGGTGTAAACTTTAACCTTCAATATAAAGGATTCGATTTATCAGTGCTAATTCAAGGAGCTACAGGCGGGATGCAGATTGTTGGTTTAACCGAGTCGGGCGATATTGGTAACTTCTTAGAATGGTCGTATCTGAACCGCTGGAGTATTGATAATCCAAGTTCGGTAAATCCGCGTCTATCAAACAGGGGGCTACCTATTATACCGATAGCAACAATGCATTAA
- a CDS encoding TonB-dependent receptor — protein sequence MRSNNYIRLKNVELGYTLPTGWVEKIGLNSVRVYANGLNLFTLDKIKVWDPESTNSSGQYYPQARVINMGIKAAF from the coding sequence TTGCGAAGTAATAATTACATCAGGCTTAAAAATGTTGAACTGGGCTATACATTACCTACTGGTTGGGTAGAAAAAATCGGCTTAAACAGTGTTAGGGTTTATGCAAATGGACTTAACCTATTTACACTCGATAAGATTAAAGTCTGGGATCCTGAATCAACTAATTCAAGCGGACAGTATTATCCTCAGGCAAGGGTAATTAATATGGGAATTAAAGCCGCTTTTTAA
- a CDS encoding RagB/SusD family nutrient uptake outer membrane protein, producing the protein MNVDSPSQVPAESVWKDPATAQAFVNDIYNGLGNGGFSEQMLASVSDEAMFTHPTRGIDLVNNATINPSTLGWVDDTWAYKQMYNRIRACNITIEKITGGDNSLTSQSLKDQLLGEAYFLRAYFYQQLLRYYGAVPLITKTYVLDDNYNVKRNTYEECVNFIIKDCEEANRLLTGKTLDKGRTSALAALALKSRVLIYAASDLHDRAKLTAKITGIPAQKLDFLSYASGNQTDRYKLAQTAAKAVLDANKGYKFTLLARESFADGQANFKSIAMGGGSKAQGIDAAAASELIFARYFITQSNNRHAQQNGPNGYHNWAGNTPIGLLVDDYEMNDGSKFSWANATQKANPYQNRDPRFYATILYDGAGWKPRDKASGNVDPASQIQTGIYDLLSNGSVTDFKGLDTRGSSIENWNGSWTGYYYHKFIDPDPTIVDASAPQTIPWPFFRYTEAAFNYIEASIELGELTNATNWLNKIRFRAGMPAVTATDQAGLREVYRHERRIEMAYEEQRYHDTRRWLIAGETLGRKVTYIKVTGKFKPGKTMSAPYHYDNTVYDYTYSPVEENAQENRSWDNKLYFRPFSRDEINKNNLLEQNPGY; encoded by the coding sequence TTGAACGTAGATTCACCTAGCCAGGTACCAGCCGAATCGGTATGGAAAGATCCCGCAACTGCACAGGCGTTTGTTAACGATATTTATAATGGTTTGGGAAACGGCGGTTTTTCTGAGCAGATGCTGGCATCTGTTTCGGATGAAGCCATGTTTACACACCCTACCAGGGGAATAGATTTGGTGAATAACGCTACAATCAACCCTTCAACCCTAGGTTGGGTAGATGATACCTGGGCTTATAAGCAAATGTATAACCGTATCAGGGCTTGTAATATCACAATCGAAAAGATAACAGGAGGTGATAATTCGCTTACAAGTCAATCTTTAAAAGACCAGTTACTAGGCGAAGCCTATTTTTTAAGGGCTTATTTTTATCAGCAGCTCTTGCGATATTACGGTGCGGTACCATTAATCACAAAAACTTATGTGCTCGACGATAATTACAATGTAAAGCGTAATACTTACGAAGAGTGCGTAAACTTTATTATTAAAGATTGCGAGGAAGCCAATAGGTTATTAACGGGTAAAACACTGGATAAGGGACGTACCAGTGCACTTGCTGCTTTGGCCCTTAAATCGAGGGTGTTGATTTATGCCGCAAGTGACTTGCACGACCGGGCTAAACTTACCGCGAAAATTACCGGAATACCAGCCCAGAAATTAGATTTTCTTTCTTATGCCTCAGGTAATCAAACAGATCGTTATAAACTGGCTCAAACAGCTGCAAAAGCAGTTTTAGATGCTAATAAAGGCTATAAGTTTACGCTTTTAGCTCGCGAATCATTTGCAGATGGACAAGCGAACTTTAAAAGTATTGCCATGGGAGGGGGAAGTAAAGCACAGGGTATTGATGCTGCTGCAGCTTCCGAATTGATTTTTGCCCGTTATTTTATTACCCAGAGCAACAACAGGCATGCACAGCAAAACGGGCCAAATGGTTACCACAATTGGGCGGGTAATACGCCAATAGGTTTGTTGGTAGATGATTATGAAATGAATGACGGGAGCAAGTTTAGCTGGGCTAACGCTACGCAGAAAGCTAACCCATATCAAAACAGAGATCCACGTTTTTATGCTACTATTTTGTATGATGGTGCAGGATGGAAGCCTCGTGATAAAGCATCAGGAAATGTTGATCCAGCCAGTCAGATCCAGACGGGCATATATGATTTGTTGAGTAACGGAAGTGTAACGGACTTTAAAGGACTAGATACGAGAGGAAGCTCTATCGAAAACTGGAACGGCAGCTGGACAGGTTATTACTACCATAAATTTATCGATCCGGATCCAACTATTGTTGATGCCTCTGCACCTCAAACTATTCCATGGCCATTTTTTAGATACACCGAAGCAGCATTTAATTATATTGAAGCCAGCATTGAGTTGGGTGAATTAACAAATGCCACAAACTGGTTAAATAAAATCCGCTTTAGAGCAGGGATGCCAGCTGTTACGGCTACTGATCAGGCTGGTTTGAGAGAAGTATACCGCCATGAACGCCGTATTGAGATGGCTTATGAGGAACAACGTTACCACGATACCCGCAGGTGGTTAATTGCAGGCGAAACACTAGGTAGAAAAGTTACTTACATTAAAGTTACCGGTAAATTTAAGCCAGGCAAAACCATGTCGGCCCCTTACCATTATGATAATACTGTTTACGATTATACCTATAGCCCGGTAGAAGAGAATGCACAGGAAAACAGAAGCTGGGACAATAAACTTTATTTCAGACCATTTAGCCGGGACGAAATAAACAAGAATAATCTGCTGGAGCAAAACCCAGGTTATTAA